The Zingiber officinale cultivar Zhangliang chromosome 2A, Zo_v1.1, whole genome shotgun sequence genomic sequence GCATGGATGAGCTGCTGTCATTTTTCATGGGAAGCTTTGTCCTCCTGGTAGATTTTGAGAAATACATCAAAACGTTGTTGAAGTGCTTGTGAGTCACTCATTATgacgggctctgataccaatttgttgAGACCCTTGGCTATGGATCGCATAATGGGACGGTTTACCGGCTGGTCAGATCAACCTTCGCCTTCTTGGTTTTACGACCTTGGCGGCCTATGGTGGTAGGGGGATTTGAGGCTCGAGGAAATTAGAGAACCTTTTGATCTATGgaattaatttctttttttttgtaaaactcAATGATAATCTTTATTGCATTATTTCAACCATTTAAATACAACTAGGACGTTCCTTCTCGACGAAGGAAGCAAACAACCCctgaataagaaaagttttattcttaccaaaaataaaaagatactAGACTCAATTCTATTTAAAATAAAAGATACTTGACTCAAATAAAATCAATTACTATAAATTATTATAGCTGAATCAATTCTCTTGATTTGCACCATCCTTTCTAAATCTGCCATGCGTGTATCTCTTATATTTGATAGGCTCCAAATTCTCTTTTGTTGTATGGGCTCGGTCCATAACAATCTAGATATCTGCATATAGCAGATTGACCACGTTTTTCAAGTTATTTCTAAACTTGTTATTGATTGAGTGGGAGGAGAAGTCGCATCACCTGAGACTTCCTCAGTCTAATGAAACTTTGATATCTTTAAACTTCTAATACATAGTGATATAGTAGCAGGTGGTAGAACTCACTTTAGAAGTTCAAAGGTAGCAACTGGAATAAATTTCAACTGCAAGCAAAATACTAATTTGATCAGTTTATCCAAGTAGAAACCTACATATTAATGTTGCCAAGATGTAGCTTCAATACATCATTTGCATGACATCGGAGAGATAGTATACTAGCAAAATTATTATCAGCATTTGAGATGGTGTGACAAGGAACTATGTTAATTAATTACTTTAGCTTGTAGATTTTTTGGATTTTGGAGTATCAAATACCTGTAGAAACATTTGACAAGTGTGTGGATTTTGGAGTATCAAATACCTGTAGAAACATTTGATAAGTGTGGTTAGGATCTCGAGTCTCTGCAAGATGCTCTACTCATGCATTAAGTTGGCTATAAATGCATTATAATGATGATTTTAAATTAACATTGAGTAATAGGATTTGAGCACTTACACTTTGTAAATTGAAGCAATTCATAAACAATTGAAGACATGGTTGTCTTTGATTTTcaatgaatttatgttccttactaaCAATAAACTTTTGGTGTTATGTATCTAATTCTGTCTTTTACTTTTGGCAAAGTCCGTTGATGTTGGTCCTAAGCTTGGATTAAAAAGTTTGAGGTGGTATTAGGCATAGATAGCCAACATCAAAATTTGCCTAAACCAATGGgcatgaaaattttatttctctTGGTCTTAAACTGTGACTCGTAAGTCATGCCCAAGGTCTACACCACCAAGGTACCTTGATATGCAAGGGGTAGCAAGGAAACTAGCAAAAAGCGACCCATAATATCAACACGTAGATGTGATGCAAAATAATGAAGGGTTCATTGTTATAGGCTAATGCGAGTATGAATGCTACTTCACGTTAACAATTTGGAATATAGGAATGCTTTCAGGATTAGGACTAGAATTAGCTGATGTCATTATCAAAACAGTTTTGATTGCATCATGTGCATCCTTCTCTGACAAATCATGTAGGAAGTTCCCTCCTCGAAGTTGCACTATAAGCACCCTCCTCCACGTTTAAACCCTAGTTTACCCTAACTCCTCCAGCACTGGCTCGAGGGATGCCAAGGAGTATGTATGTCACGACTCACGTTTCTCCAACGTTGGCATTCCTCTTCTTTGTGTACCACCTCAGTTCCTCATACTCTTCTTCTTTCCCCTCCTTATCCTCTTATTTCTTCTTATTGGATCTACCGACATCCTTTGTTGGCACATGTTGAAACAGCATGAAatcatttcattcaagtcaaaGACCAAACTCTGCTTTGAAATTAGATTTTAAACGTTTATCATTATTGAAAAAGGATTAACATAATTTGCTTATAGGAAACAAAACTGGTTGGAGAAAAGGGCTAGAGAAATGGCAGAAATGGCACATATGGGTTTTAATCTTTGGTACTTTGGagaattaaaaacaaaaaaggaGTGAATTTTATGTTTGCTAAAGATTATATGTATAACATTGTCAAAGTTCAGTGACATGGAGATAGAATTATTGTGCTAAAATGGATTTTAGGAATTAAGATACTAAACATTATAAGCACTTATGCCCCTCAAGGAAGATTGAATGGTCATATCAAAAGGGAAGTTTGACAGACTCTAGAGGAAGTTATTCATGGTAGATGTATGATGGAaagaaagaaattatatatttgaagGGTATTTAAATAGATGTGTAGGGACTAGGGAGTCTATGGGAATATAAAAGTGTAATTTGGATTTGGTGAAAGAAATGGAGAGGGTAGTACAATTTTGGATTTTACCACATTTTATGATTCTATGATTCTTAATACTTTAAGAAGAGAGATAAGCATTTGATTACTTTGAAGAGTGGAAATACTCATAgccaaatatttatttatttttttccctaaaaacttagttaaattgcGGGTAAATTCTGTAAGCTCATAACTAGTGAATGCTTTACTAACCGACACCaactatatattatatatatatgttatagaaaataaaagaaggaaaaagtTCTTTGTAATTTTAGTAGAACTAGACGGTGAAATTTTAAGGATAATACTAATTTAGAATGAAGAGTTTGATAATATTGATGTTATTTGGACTTTGATGACAAATAAGAACAATAATGTGTAGTGTCCATTGTTAAAGAGCCTAATGGTAGAGATATTGTGGTAATGTGACTTTGCATCCAGACTGGATAGCTTTCGATCTCAGTTTTGCCTTACAACTGTGGGTTGATTTCATTATGTCTCATGCTTCTAACATATCCTGCCATGTTTTAATTCTTGAAATACATTTTCTTTTGTATGCCATTTTGTGTCTTTATTTGCTTCTTGTGATAATTGCATGCCCAGGTTTCATCTTCTTGAGGAATTTGATGAAGGCAAACGAAGTTGCCGACGACGGTTAGCTGGCCACAACAAGCGTAGGAGGAAAAGACAGCCTGATGCCATTGCCACTGGGAATCCATCTGTTGATGATCAATCTTCTGGCTACTCGTTGATAAGTCTTCTTAGGATCCTGTCAAATTTGCAGTGTAATTTCTTCAATCACATCTTGCCCTACTTGGATGTCAATATTATGTTTGATTTATTAATTTCCTTGTCCCATCTCTGATTGGATTTTTTTCCCAAGTTAGATTATCTTTTTGTTCCTTTGTCTAGGATTTGGTTACTAGTTCCATTAAAAGGGATTCTCAATCAAGTGCATCTGCTTCTTGTGAACAACTTAACTAGAAGGAATTGCTACATTTATGGTTCTAGGCTGATATCTGAGATGATTGGTTAGTTTAACACTAGTGTTTGCTATCATTTGTTATATCcatctcagcttcagatttatcTTGCAAAATCCTTATACCTCTAGCTATAGGCTCTCAACCAGTACCTGCAACTTTGCACGCTGATAATTTTGCACTTGTATTGTATATGTTAGATTTAAAAATCAAAACATGATCTTAGTTAATACATAAATAATTAAGCAGAATAATATAACTATGACCACCTGAATAGTTTATATGTATTGTGAATAGTGAATATTTCCTCCTTCCTCTAAAAAGAACAAGGCGTGAAATCAAAATATTGACAATGCACAAGGATGCAGCAAGCTTCAGTCTGATCTGCTACTAACATATGAAACAGTAATGGCATGACGCACACATCTTATATTTGCTAAGACTGATTTTACCTTTACATATGTTTGACCCAGTTGAATATGTTAAATTGTTAAGCACAATAGTAAAATGTGCAACATGCAAAGATTAATTCATTAAAGACAGCTTTAAGTTTGTCTTATGTTCACTAACAAGGAGGATGCCACATGGATTTATCATCTTAATTCTTAACAACAAATGTACCACGATTCATTTCTTTGGGTTTTGTTTTGATGAGAATCTAAGTTTTGCTTTATTAAACATGATTGGCATCTTGCTTGTGACACAGAATAGGCAGTTATTCTGATATTAGTAAGCTGGAGATTTTGCGTGTTTTCTTGGGCAGAAACACTTGGAGAAAGGGAATGACTCAGAGGAAAGAGTTCCCACGTGCTCTTTCCCTCCATTTTCTTGAGGGCAAAGAAAGGGAGGGAAGGAAACAACTAGAGAACACTTTCTCTAGTTCTGACCAATTCGAGTTTTGTCACAATCAGATTGAAAACTCCAATTCCCTTTGAATGTCggcaattttaataaaaaaaaatcgtttaactgatttatttttttatttaaattttctataaattcaaTTTCACAAATTTAAGTTTTCCTCTTTCTTGTCTTCCAAGGAAACAGTGGGAACAAGACTTCTCTCCAACCACCTTCACTCCATGGAATCACAAATGAAGAATGAATTTCCTTATCTTTTTCATATTAATTTATGTCCCTACTCTCATTCTTTCCCCCATACtttatcttctccatagagagcTAATAATTGCATGCCCATAGaactttaaaatttaagctaCTTCAGCATAAATGACACAAAGAGGAGTATTGTAACAATATTTAAGAATGTTCCTGATCATTGTGTATACATTTTGGGTCTCCATTGTACTGCTATTTCAGTATATGTCAGTTCTGCCTAGATTGTCCTCTATGCTGCTGCATTCGTATATGCATTCTGGCCTCAGAGATTCTACCATAGGTACTATTATTGTGGGATTTGGTATTTAAAATTTTGTACATGCATTTAAGATATGCAGCCTTGATATGTGGTATATCATGTATACAAAGTTATCAATTTTGCAGATAATTATAATGAACTTTTGTGGCAGTTATATTGTTATATTGTACATTTTTTTATTAGCTGTATGCTTGATTCATGTGTTTGTCCCCTTGATGTCTGATTATAATTTATACATCCATCATTTTTACTCAACCCATGGGGTTTGCACTGTTAATGACTTCTTTTCACTCATACTGAAGGCTATTTGGAACATAGGCCTTTTGAACTGTGCTTCATGTGCAAATACTTTATCTGTATATATTCTACTGATACTTTATCTGTATATATTGGATGATCAACAGCTGATAACCAAAATGTGGAGCTCTTGGCTCATTTGCTAGGGAGCCTTGCCAAGTTTGCCAAGTCCTTTGATCCTAGTAACCTCTTACAACTTCTACAGTCATCTCAGGTTCCACAAAAGTTTGAAACAGGTGCAGGAACATCCTCAAAAGCGGTTAATACTTCGGCACTAAATATTGTTTCTGTGCAAGAATCTGTGAATCATTTAAGTTCAGTCGCTAATGTAACTTGCACTGATGTTGCTGAGAATCATCTCAGAGACCCTGATCATATACCACCTGTTGTAACCACAAACTCCATTCGCTCAAATGGAAGGGTAGCTTCTGCAGGTAAGGGCTTGCTTGCAGATCCTACTCATTTTTCACATTTATTACCCATTTACCATGTCTTCTTTTCAGGAAAAAACTTGATATTAGTTAAATTTATGATATCACAGAGCCTGTCTTGGATAGAGTCAGAATCATGGATTTTGATTTGAACGACACTTATATTGACACACAAGAATGTGAAGAAGGAAGACAGAAATCGACAACTCTCCTGCACTCCAGGGTGGTTTCTCCTGATTGCCCTTCGTGGTTGGTGCGGGATCATCAGTCAAGTCCAATTCAGAATAGTGGTAATTCTGATTCAACATCCAACCAATCACAATCTAGTTCCCATGGAGATGCTCAGGTATATCATTTTTTGCTTTACATCGAAAAGGTACAATCTTATCTGTTAGCATGTCTATTTCTTTTCTCTATGATAGTCAGCTGATGCCATACAGAAATATTACACTAAAGTGAATGCCGTTGACTTTGATGAaacacctcatggaagtaacacaTATCAATGTCATTCTTCTGGAACTTAACATGAAGTATCCAAGGAAAGGGCATACAAGAAAAGCATTTGTATCCATATTGGTGTCAGTTTAGGTTCCTGTTGTGGTTAGTCCTAATTTAAAGAACTCTTAGTAGTGGAGTGCAGAAGTCGAAAAGGTGAATCTGTTTAGGTTAGGGAGGGACTCCTTTCATAACGGTTTTAGCATGAACTCAGTTGTGAGGAAATCTTTGACAGTGTCTTGTTTTTTAAGCACAATTTTTTAAACACTGTATGGCTGTATTCTGTTCCTTACTGATGCAAGGGAAAGCTCACAGTAATATGGTTCTGCTCTTTCGACCTGGTGACTTGATATCTTCTAATGACTAGTCCATAATAGGCTCAtgtaaaagaaatttaatctgATCAGAGTTATGCTAAATTGTATCACCTTTTTCATCATTCTCACACGAGAGGTCATATGTCTTATAACCTCAATTATGGTGTTAACAAAATTTTTACTACTTTATATCTCTCCAGTCTCCATTATTTTAATTAGACTTTGCGAGATTTTTGATATGTTAAGTTTGATGTTTCCAGTAATTTTctgataattttaaatttgatatgttaaagttttttttaatctttctagTAATTGTCTGATAATTTTAACTTGGACCGACTTTTATTATGAATTATTTCTTTCTATGTTGTCTTGCGACAGTTTCGGACTGATAGGATAATTTTTAAGCTCTTTGGCAAAGACCCTAATGATCTGCCTCTTGCTTTGCGAGCACAGGTAAGATCCTATGTGTTTGAAATACATATTGTACTAAATTCCTGCCTTGATCAACTAATTGTGTTGAATTGCTGGATTTAGATTCTTGACTGGTTATCCAATAGTCCAACAGACATGGAGAGCTACATTAGACCAGGCTGCCTAATTCTAACAATATATCTACGCCAATCTGAATCTGCATGGATGCAGGTACGGCTACAAGACTGAACAGTATTCAAAATCTAGCTCTTGATTGATTCTGTCTATTCATCGTATCCTGCCTTTGTTCAGCTCTGCAATGATTTAAGCACCAGCATAAATAAGCTTTTGCATAGCTCCTTTGATAACATATGGAGAACGGGTTGGATTTTTACACTGGTACAGAACTATGCAGTTTTCATCTATAATGGTATGTTAGGCTTCTTGTGATCTGCATGTTACACTATATGCCAGCTTTTTGCAACTTGATTTTACAAACAACTTATAAATGCTTTCGGTCATGCTTTTACAATTCTTCAGGTCAGGTTGTACTAGACTTACCTCTGCATATCAGGCAACCCGacaaccatggcaagattttgTCCGTCACACCTATTGCAGCTCCTCAATCTACGACGGTCAAATTTACTGTGAAGGGCTTTCATGTTGATCAACCAGCATCTAGGTATCTGTTTCATATATATGTGATGCCTTTGCATGTAATTCGAGGGAAGTTCCACCACTGCACAAATTTACATATATTGCTTTATTTTCCTGTTTTGGTTCTTGTTGCCTTGGTTTATTTTTGCAAGTTGTTTGATTGGCTACACAGTTTGGTAATCAGTGAGCATATGGTTCCAGCATTTAACTATTGTATAATTGTGGTTATTCTTTTTCAGGTTGTTATGTTCATTCGATGGGAAATACTTGGTACAGGAAAGAATACAAGCTCTTGTTAAGGAGAATGATAGAGTTGCAGGGAATGATCTCTCTCAGTGCCTTAGCTTTTCTTGTTTGCTACCTGATGTGACAGGGAGAGGATTCATTGAGGTTCCATCATGTTCAATTCCGTATGTTTAGATACTTTAATTGCCAACTTAACTTTATGTTGATTATGGAATGCTTTCTTTTGACACTTCTAGCTTGAAGACTGTGGTGTAAGTGATGAGTTCTTTCCCTTCATAGTCGCAGAAAAAGATGTATGCTCGGAGATTTGTATGCTAGAGAATGATATTAATGTAGTTTATTCGGATGACCAACTTTCTGGAAAATTAGATGAAGAGAAAGCTAGAAATCAAGCTTTGGAATTTATTAGCGAACTTGGCTGGCTTCTGCGGAGGAACCATTGCATATCTATCTATCGAGACTCAAAAGATCCTGCAAATTTCTTTACCTTAGCACGCTTCAGGTGGCTTATGTCATTCGCCATGGATAGAGAATGGTCTGCAGTTGTCAAGAAGCttctgaatattttttttaatggctCAGTAAATGCAAATGGGAAATCACTTATGGAGCTTATCTTGGATGAATATATGCTTCACAGTGCAGTACAAAGAAAGTCCAAGGCATTGGTAGAAGCTCTATTGAGATATGTGCCTAATAAAACTTCTGAGAAAACATATCCGGATCAATTATTGTTCAGACCTGACATGCTTGGTCCCTCTGGTATAACTCCACTGCATATTGTTGCCTCCAATGCTGATGCTGAGACTATCTTGGATGCACTTACAAATGATCCTGGACAGGTATTCTCTTATCTGATTCCTGCTACGTAATCATCCTATATACTGTTAATTACAGCAGTCATAGAAATCTAATGAGATTTACTTTGGATGCCAGTGAATTGTTGTCTGCTTGACTGTGTTACATAGAATTTTAGACATGTAGCTTTCATGTTTCTGTATGCATGAACAAAGAAAACTTGCTTTCCATTTGTTTTTGCATTCAAGCCCTAACTTTTGTTTCATGGTTAATGTTATTCTGATCCGATGTCTAATGCCAGGCGGGAATCAAGGCATGGAAGAATGTCCGGGATGACAGTGGATTCACTCCAGAAGACTATGCTATTTCACGTGGCCATCATACCTACCTGAGTTTGGTTCAGAAGAAAATCGATAAGCAGCACATGCTGAATCAGGTCGTCCTAAACATTTCTGGGGATGCTTCCTATAAGCTAGTAAACACATTCAAGTCCAGTAGTTCAAGTGGTTATGAGATGAGGACCACCTGGTCGAATGCAAAGCAACCACCTTATTGCAACAGGTGCAGCCAACGGTTGGTTTACCAGAACTCTATGGCTAGGACAATGCTGCACAGACCCTTAATGCTTTCCCTGGTTGGTATCGCGGCAGTCTGTGTCTGTGTTGGCCTGCTGTTTAAGTCCCCGCCAGAGGTCTTCTATGTGTCCCCATCATTTAGGTGGGAATTGTTGGACTATGGATACATTTGAAGTGGTATCACTTATGAAGATTTAGGTTTTTTCCTTATTAAGACCAGGATTTTAAGGACCGGAAGAGTGAAATACATGTTATACGTAGGTATAATGGTATTTCACTGTCAGAAACAGAATTTCCTCAAGATTGGTTAACAAATGCTCTTCAGGTAAAAATTCTATTTCTTTTCCCGTCAAAACTTTGGCAAAGATCTAAATTATGATCTCATCATGGAGATCTCATCATGTATCCTGTAATAATTTATGCTATCTATACTGATAAattggttaatttttttttattaactgaATATGATGTAATGAGGTAGCTGAGAGATAGAAAAACAATCAAACAATTGAGACTATTTATCGGAGGATTGCTACCGTgcatatatatatagtttaagGCAAgtgtattatattattattattgtagaAATGATGTTTACTAATTGTCTACAGCCTGGGCGAAATGAATTAAGTTGGAGAATCGAACTCTTTAATGTCAATATTTATAACTCGATTGAAATACTGCACAAAATCAAATTGAAGATGTTGTGAAATTGTGGTTCATGTAATTGATAGCTTTTGAAGGAGTGGATGATGAATGgatgaaataaatttaaggagAATGGAAAAGGAAAGGAATTTTTTCTTTGTAtacttgtttattttaattaagggAAGTGAGTACATGAGATGTAATTTTTGTAACTGAAAAAGAATATATGTATTAAATTTTTaggtatatggtgtaattttatCAGTTAATAAGGGGgtatatatggtgtaattttatCAGTTAATAAGGGCgtatatatgttatttttttttatatatggtgtaattttatCAATGAAAGAGGAACATgcgttaatttttttttcatccgTTGTTTTTCGTGtgattttgaggtgatcgatatttgattttaaaatcatttgttgATAGATTgtgtttcttttcctttttaaaattttaataaagtagataatgaaaatttttttactatgattttttttttttttaattttgatttctgCTCTCTCAAGTAAACACAGTATAAAGGAGAGATAGCCTAAAGAAAGGAGAAAAACTTATTTTGAGCGATTTAAGCAAGCGAAAAGATTATTATTTGGCTGATTGTTCTTTTCATTAGAATTTACTGTTTCCCCCTATTGGATTAGagattgttaatttttttttaactaaacgaTTAATACGCCCACGGAATTTAGACAGCTTAGagatgggagattgttagtgaaaaATGCTTAAGAAACATCAAGTGGCAATGGAAAGGGGAGTTGGACAGAAAAAGTCATCAGTAAAAAGTGATTTTCTTTGTTCCATAGAAACAGGAACAGCTAGTGTATATGTAGATGTCTGCAAGTCTGGCTACAATCCAATAGCTACGTCTAGGGAGGCAATCTTGTACCAACACAATAAGCTAAGAAGTACAAAGCAAACGACACCAGTCAAATGAAGGTAGTAACATACGACAAGATCCCATCCATGCAGATGGCTCCTCCAACTTGAGGGGTTGGACGACCTCCCAGGTGAAGTCTGGATCATCCCTCGCAAAATGTCCATAAGCCGCAGTCTCGAGCATCAGCTCAGGAGTCTCCAGATCCTCTGGGCGCTCAAGTGAAGTGGCCATGAACACCCTGGGCAATGTCAAATGACTGCTGCTCGATGTACATAATCACGTTGCGGTGGTCAGCATCGAAGCCGACATCATCGGAGGTGAATCCGATGGAACGGCAGGTGTCGCGGACATTCTTCTCGTAGTCGATATCGCCCTTGGTGGTGATCTCGCCGAATACCATCACCATGTATTGGTCGTGGTGCAGGCAGGTTTCACATGCAACCTTGCTGCAGGATCCTGCTCGAGGCAAGCGTCGAGGACTGCAACCGAGATCTGATCACAGAGCTTGTCAGGGTGCCCCTCGTTGACAGATTCAGAGGTGAAAAGGAAGGTATCCTCCACGTTAATTTGAGCTGAATCATCCCAAACGAAAGAGCTTCCGAtaacaatttttttaatatatatcttTGTAAAGAACTATGAACGCATTTTGTAAGTAGCCAATACGAAAGAAGATAAACAATCTTGTATCATGAAGATTAACCTATCAAAATGCAAAATTCATATACCCAATTTGGATAATAATTGATGCGGAGGTCTCGGTTCATGTTCAGCACTCACGTTGCCTTCATATCAATACCTAGGCTGATATGTCAGTCAAAATCAATCAAACTTAGTCATTAAGGCAGTCAAACTTAGCTCAAGTGAGATCTAGTATGTTCCTTTCCGGAGATTAAGTTTGATCAGGGAATAAATCAATACAACAAAAATGCTAAAAAATAATACCACAAAGATAATGATTTTAAGATAATCATTATGATTTCGATAAAAGATAATGATTTTTGACAAAATCGTTATCTTTGAACGCCCGTAGAACacaaaagacaatgattttataCTATCCGTTGTCGTTGaatgtatttttttaatcaataatGTCTTTTACAACCGTGTTCTAAAACTATTgtctttaagttttttttttattttaatagtagTTGGAACAATAGTACAGTGGATCGTTGTCAATGATAATATTTTCACAACGTAGGAAACAACGGTACATAAATCATTATCGTTGTTGTGATAATAAAACAATGATTATAAatcattataaataaaattataatcatTGTATTTTTTTCCCGTCTCAAAATCATGCTAGAAATGTgggaaaagtaataaaaaaaccttaaccctacatcTGACGAGCAAACAAGCAAACACACGATCTACACCTCCCCTTTAACCCTTCGTCCGATTCACCTTCACCTTCACCTTCACCTTCACCTTAACCATTCTTATGTCACTTCGTACTCCATCATCATTTATCTTTTCGACTATCATGATTTATCTCTTTCGTGATGATCTAAAATCGGGTGCGACGGAAGTACGGAGACGAGCGATTTAACCTTTTGCCACATTCTTATGTCACTTCGTCCCCTAACTCGTCTACAGATGCCCTAACTCTTAGTAACGGAGGAACAAGTGCTGCCGCCCCAACTCCCACGTCGTCTCTGGCCAGGCCTGCCCCTCCGATCTTCCTCCTCCGATGTCGATCTCCACCTTCACACCTTCCCAAACACTGCCTCTTCTAGTAGCTTACGCCACCAATGGCGTTGCCGTGAACACAACATTCAATCCTGTTGTAACAGAAGATAAGACGATAAAGGAGGAGGCCGACGTAGAGCCATCACCTGGATCCTACAGTAATGAGGCATTCGTTGTCAAAGTCGCTACTAGTCCTCTTGCAAAAATTGTCTTTGACGTGTTTGATGCATGTCTTCAGTCCTATTCTTCTTCCAGCATATCAGAAAAGAGCAATCCGGAGAAGAGATGGAGTGAGTTGCAGCTTGCCGAGATGAATGTTTTGTCCCATCGCTTGAGGTTGGTTCTCGAGAATTCTATCAAGAATTAAATTATTGTGTTAAAAATTACAACCTTGTGAAGTGAACGATATTAGACAAAGATTCACCCTTTGCCCTTCGGCATTGTTTATTTCTGATTTCCTCTTCAAGTTCATTGCTTTCCTGATGTTTCTCTGTTgtgtatatccatcctcaacacTAACCCTTAGCTGAATCTAATCTTTGTATTATATGATTTATGCTTTGTCGAACCAATAATATGCTACTTTTAGTTTATCTAGGTTTGTTGAATGAATCCTTCCGGCCGTTGTGTGCTATAAGGTCACATCATTAGTAAAACTATCAGCAACCAAAGCTCTTTTGTGATTGTATTTCATGATTTTGTCTCTGTAATATTCTTGTATACCTTTGGTATTTATATGGGCACTTTTGCTAGTATTAAATTATCTTCTTTTTATTGGTGCAATCTAACTTTAgcatttc encodes the following:
- the LOC122041777 gene encoding squamosa promoter-binding-like protein 1 — its product is MEARVGSEGNRFLTAGTSNLSLMGKKNLEWNLNDWRWDGELFAANPANAAPSDCGNNHQRHDQANGLNNSSSSEYTDFGLLVNEKGETEKRKRIRVVEEGEHCGGAEALSLNLGDHSYPMLETIEATLKKMEGEKGKKSKTQGENSNYPTCQVEGCDADLSETKDYHRRHKVCEMHAKANSAVVRNAIQRFCQQCSRFHLLEEFDEGKRSCRRRLAGHNKRRRKRQPDAIATGNPSVDDQSSGYSLISLLRILSNLQSDNQNVELLAHLLGSLAKFAKSFDPSNLLQLLQSSQVPQKFETGAGTSSKAVNTSALNIVSVQESVNHLSSVANVTCTDVAENHLRDPDHIPPVVTTNSIRSNGRVASAEPVLDRVRIMDFDLNDTYIDTQECEEGRQKSTTLLHSRVVSPDCPSWLVRDHQSSPIQNSGNSDSTSNQSQSSSHGDAQFRTDRIIFKLFGKDPNDLPLALRAQILDWLSNSPTDMESYIRPGCLILTIYLRQSESAWMQLCNDLSTSINKLLHSSFDNIWRTGWIFTLVQNYAVFIYNGQVVLDLPLHIRQPDNHGKILSVTPIAAPQSTTVKFTVKGFHVDQPASRLLCSFDGKYLVQERIQALVKENDRVAGNDLSQCLSFSCLLPDVTGRGFIELEDCGVSDEFFPFIVAEKDVCSEICMLENDINVVYSDDQLSGKLDEEKARNQALEFISELGWLLRRNHCISIYRDSKDPANFFTLARFRWLMSFAMDREWSAVVKKLLNIFFNGSVNANGKSLMELILDEYMLHSAVQRKSKALVEALLRYVPNKTSEKTYPDQLLFRPDMLGPSGITPLHIVASNADAETILDALTNDPGQAGIKAWKNVRDDSGFTPEDYAISRGHHTYLSLVQKKIDKQHMLNQVVLNISGDASYKLVNTFKSSSSSGYEMRTTWSNAKQPPYCNRCSQRLVYQNSMARTMLHRPLMLSLVGIAAVCVCVGLLFKSPPEVFYVSPSFRWELLDYGYI